From a single Hypomesus transpacificus isolate Combined female chromosome 14, fHypTra1, whole genome shotgun sequence genomic region:
- the LOC124476338 gene encoding zona pellucida sperm-binding protein 4-like, which translates to MIIDPMRKKVQHTPLYMETMKIHCCTTCVVVVVLLGVLSDAQVSWEKFPRTQKPAWPPTQRPAWPPTQRPAWPPTQKPAWPPIHKPVWPPTQRPAWPPTQRPAWPPIQKPAWPPTQRPAWPPIQKPAWPPTQRPAWPPTQRPAWPPIQKPAWPPTQRPAWPPTQRPAWPPIQKPAWPPTQMPHWPKKPMYPTQRPQWPDTMPPLYATLSPIIGLQNPQTPPNCDVKQSVKITCGSGITSAADCTAINCCFDGQRCFYGRLVTVQATKDGQIVVVVSKQATLPTLELTSVRLRNDADPQCRPVAFNSEFLVFQFAVTACGTSVMEGDGFIIYENSMESSYDVSFGPLGYITRDSYFKLAFQIRYVGMSVHTLIVEILDKNNPLDVYGVGPLDLELRLANGQCSVKGCRDENMYYSSYYGMADYPVTKVLRDPVYVEVRVKDKTDGSMVLILNRCWATNSPLPHSIPQWDLLVGGCPNPNDNKYLTTLVPVASSPDVQFPSHYKRFVVKMFTFINQSTRLPTTNQVFFHCSATVCHSAVANCAQSCLLRKRRDVSEDPRTDLSRASTGVVVSSGAVILTEGTVEQLQ; encoded by the exons AAACCATGAAGATTCACTGCTGCACCacctgtgtggtggtggtggtcctGCTGGGAGTTTTGAGTGACGCTCAAGTTTCCTGGGAGAAGTTTCCTCGAACCCAGAAGCCCGCCTGGCCTCCGACCCAGAGGCCCGCCTGGCCTCCGACCCAGAGGCCCGCCTGGCCTCCGACCCAAAAGCCCGCCTGGCCTCCGATCCACAAGCCCGTCTGGCCTCCGACCCAGAGGCCCGCCTGGCCTCCGACCCAGAGGCCCGCCTGGCCTCCGATCCAGAAGCCCGCCTGGCCTCCGACCCAGAGGCCCGCCTGGCCTCCGATCCAGAAGCCCGCCTGGCCTCCGACCCAGAGGCCCGCCTGGCCTCCGACCCAGAGGCCCGCCTGGCCTCCGATCCAGAAGCCCGCCTGGCCTCCGACCCAGAGGCCCGCCTGGCCTCCGACCCAGAGGCCCGCCTGGCCTCCGATCCAGAAGCCCGCCTGGCCTCCGACCCAGATGCCACACTGGCCAAAGAAGCCTATGTATCCAACCCAGAGGCCTCAGTGGCCTGATACCATGCCGCCTCTGTATGCAACATTGTCGCCGATCATTGGTCTCCAGAATCCTCAGACACCTCCAAACTGTGATGTAAAACAAAGTGTCAAGATAACATGTGGATCTGGCATAACCTCTGCAGCCGATTGTACAGCTATAAactgctgctttgatggccaGAGATGCTTCTATGGAAGATTAG TGACTGTACAGGCCACCAAAGACGGTCagattgtggtggtggtgtccaAACAGGCCACTCTTCCAACTTTGGAGCTAACCTCGGTTCGTCTTCGGAATGATGCAGACCCGCAATGCAGACCCGTTGCCTTTAACTCTGAATTTTTAGTCTTTCAGTTCGCTGTCACAGCTTGTGGAACCTCCGTAATG GAAGGAGATGGTTTCATAATCTATGAGAACAGCATGGAGTCTTCTTATGATGTCAGCTTTGGACCTCTGGGATACATTACAAGGGACAGCTACTTCAA GCTGGCATTCCAGATCAGATACGTGGGAATGTCCGTACACACTCTGATTGTTGAGATACTGGACAAAAACAACCCCCTTGACGTTTATGGTGTAGGACCCCTTGATCTCGAACTCAGACTGGCAAATGGCCAGTGCTCAGTGAAGGGCTGTAGGGATG AAAACATGTACTACTCCTCATATTATGGCATGGCAGACTATCCCGTTACCAAGGTGCTGCGGGATCCTGTGTACGTGGAGGTGCGTGTTAAGGATAAGACAGACGGCAGTATGGTGCTGATCCTGAACCGCTGCTGGGCCACCAACAGCCCTCTGCCTCACAGCATACCCCAGTGGGACCTCCTGGTTGGCGG CTGTCCAAACCCAAATGACAACAAGTACCTGACCACTTTGGTTCCAGTGGCCAGCTCTCCCGACGTCCAATTCCCCTCACACTACAAACGCTTCGTTGTCAAGATGTTCACCTTTATCAACCAGTCAACTAGGCTTCCTACGACTAATCAG GTGTTCTTCCACTGCTCCGCCacagtgtgccactctgctgtcGCCAACTGTGCGCAGTCATGCCTTCTCAGGAAAA GGAGAGATGTATCTGAGGACCCCAGGACTGACCTCTCCAGGGCGTCCACAGGAGTGGTGGTTTCCAGTGGAGCTGTGATCCTGACAGAGGGCACTGTTGAACAGCTCCAGTAA
- the LOC124476233 gene encoding zona pellucida sperm-binding protein 4-like, translating into MPPVFATLSSSVQYPRTTPYCDVQQSVKITCGSGITFAASCTAINCCFDGQRCFYGKLVTVQATKDGQIVVVVSKQATLPTLDLTSVRLRNDADPQCRPIAFNSAFIVFQFAVTACGTSVMGGTDFIVYENSMESSYDVSFGPLGYITRDSYFKLAFQIRYTGMSVQTLTVEILDKNNPLDVYDEGPLNLELRLANGQCSVKGCRDENMYYSSYYGMADYAVTKVLRDPVYVEVRVKDKTDGSMVLILNRCWATNSPLPHSIPQWDLLVGGCPNPNDNKYLTTLVPVASSPDVQFPSHYKRFVVKMFTFINQSTRLPTTNQVFFHCSATVCHSAVANCAQSCLLRKRRDVSEDPSASTGVVVSSGAVILIEGSGGKLE; encoded by the exons ATGCCACCTGTGTTTGCAACATTGTCGTCAAGTGTCCAGTATCCTCGGACAACTCCATACTGTGATGTACAACAAAGTGTCAAGATAACATGTGGATCTGGCATAACCTTTGCAGCCAGTTGTACAGCTATAAACTGCTGTTTTGATGGCCAGAGATGCTTCTATGGAAAATTAG TGACTGTACAGGCCACCAAAGACGGTCagattgtggtggtggtgtccaAACAGGCCACTCTTCCAACTTTGGACCTAACCTCGGTTCGTCTTCGGAATGATGCAGACCCGCAATGCAGACCCATTGCCTTTAACTCTGCCTTTATAGTCTTCCAGTTCGCTGTCACAGCTTGTGGAACCTCCGTAATG GGAGGAACTGATTTCATAGTCTATGAGAACAGCATGGAGTCTTCTTATGATGTCAGCTTTGGACCTCTGGGATACATTACAAGGGACAGCTACTTTAA GCTGGCATTCCAGATCAGATACACGGGGATGTCCGTACAAACTCTGACTGTCGAGATATTGGACAAAAACAACCCCCTTGACGTTTATGATGAAGGCCCCCTTAATCTCGAACTCAGACTGGCAAATGGCCAGTGCTCAGTGAAGGGCTGTAGGGATG AAAACATGTACTACTCCTCATATTATGGCATGGCAGACTATGCCGTTACCAAGGTGCTGCGGGATCCTGTGTACGTGGAGGTGCGTGTTAAGGATAAGACAGACGGCAGTATGGTGCTGATCCTGAACCGCTGCTGGGCCACCAACAGCCCTCTGCCTCACAGCATACCCCAGTGGGACCTCCTGGTTGGCGG CTGTCCAAACCCAAATGACAACAAGTACCTGACCACTTTGGTTCCAGTGGCCAGCTCTCCCGACGTCCAATTCCCCTCACACTACAAACGCTTCGTTGTCAAGATGTTCACCTTTATCAACCAGTCAACTAGGCTTCCTACGACTAATCAG GTGTTCTTCCACTGCTCCGCCacagtgtgccactctgctgtcGCCAACTGTGCGCAGTCATGCCTTCTCAGGAAAA GGAGAGATGTATCTGAGGACCCCAGCGCATCCACAGGAGTGGTGGTTTCCAGTGGAGCTGTGATCCTGATAGAGGGCTCTGGTGGAAAGCTTGAGTAA